TGCGCCACCAGCGGCGTCATGACGATACCGCGGAACTCCCGCCGCCGCTGCACGCGGAAGATGTCGAGATGCCGGAAGCCACGCATCATTGGCACCAGCGCCAGCGTCTTGAAGGCCGGCAGCGCCTCGGGCGCCTTGAAGAAGTCGGCCAGCAGCGGCGCCAGCAGAAAGAGCAGCAGCGCCAGCCCCATGCCGCGGGCGATCTCGAGCAGGTGCATCGTGTTCTCGAGCCGGGGATCGTCGCCATCTTCGGCCTGCACCAGCATCCGGTCACCGGCCATGTTCGAGGCCAGCTCCAGCACCGCGACGATGATCGCGAAGGTCATCGCCACCCCGTAATCCTCGAGCGGCAGCAGCCGGGCGAGGAAGACGTTGCGCACGAAGAGAAACAGCGCGCCGAGCGCGTTGCCGCCAAAGATGAAGAGGCCGCTGCGGATCATTGCGACCCTCCGCCGATGGGCGCGCGGCAAGACGGGATTCCGGTCCTCTCACGCTTCATCGAGCGGCCTCCCCATGGCTTGCCGCAGCATCCAGCCCGCGCGGACAAAGCGCAGCCGGAAGAGGGTCGAGGCCGCCCGCCTCCTCTCTGCCGCCGAGCCGAGCCGCGGCGAAAACAGCACCTTGGGCAGATGTCCGAAGGGCGAAAGCGTGACCAGTGCCGCGCGTGCGATCCATGGCAGGCGGGCGGCCTGTCCGGGGTGGGCCAAGGCAAAGCTCTCGCGGGTGAGCCGCAGCCACTTCCTGCGCAGCGCCGGCCAGTCGGAGCGGCTGGGGTGGGCGACCACGAGATCGGGCGCATAGTCGATCCGGTAGCCCTTGGCGCGCGCGCGGTGACACCAGTCCTTGTCCTCGGCGAGCCCGTGGGTCAGTGGCCCGGTGTCCTCATAGATTTGTCTCCAGGTCAGCAGGTTGGCGGTCACGGCAAACCCGTGGTGCCGGACGTAGTCCTCCTGCCGGAAGGCAAAGACCGACTCGAAGGCCTGCGCCCCGCTGCGCGGCGGCGGGGTTTCGTCGAAAATCCGCACGGCCCCGCCGACGATCTGTGCCGCCTCGATGCGGCGGAAGGCGACGGCCAGCCAATCCTCGGCAGGGACGCAGTCGGCGTCGAGAAAGAACAGCCGCGGTGCGCGGCTTTCGGCCACGCCGCGATTGCGCGCGGTGGCCGCGCCGCGCCCGGGCTCGGTGACGAAGCGCACCTCGGGATGGCGCGCGGCCAGCGCCTCGAGGCTCTCGCTCGAGCCGTTGTCGATCACCAGCACTTCGACCGGCAGCGGGCGCGGGTTTTGCTCGAGCGCCGCGAGGCAGCGCGCAAGGCGGTCCAGGTCGTTGTAATGGGGGATGATGACCGCCGCGGCCGGGCTCTTCGGAGGGCTCATCCGGTGTTCCTCTCGTCCTGCGCCGCGCCGCCTTCAGACGGCTCCTCGATGACCTTGAGATCCGCCATTTTCACCGGCCATGGCGGCCTGCGCTGACCCACGACCCGCGCGGGCGCGCCCG
The window above is part of the Alloyangia pacifica genome. Proteins encoded here:
- a CDS encoding glycosyltransferase family 2 protein, which codes for MSPPKSPAAAVIIPHYNDLDRLARCLAALEQNPRPLPVEVLVIDNGSSESLEALAARHPEVRFVTEPGRGAATARNRGVAESRAPRLFFLDADCVPAEDWLAVAFRRIEAAQIVGGAVRIFDETPPPRSGAQAFESVFAFRQEDYVRHHGFAVTANLLTWRQIYEDTGPLTHGLAEDKDWCHRARAKGYRIDYAPDLVVAHPSRSDWPALRRKWLRLTRESFALAHPGQAARLPWIARAALVTLSPFGHLPKVLFSPRLGSAAERRRAASTLFRLRFVRAGWMLRQAMGRPLDEA